In Juglans regia cultivar Chandler chromosome 5, Walnut 2.0, whole genome shotgun sequence, the following are encoded in one genomic region:
- the LOC109002617 gene encoding cyclin-dependent protein kinase inhibitor SMR3-like: MYSEINSLTFMGVSDSQMLFSDKDLNAMKLNFLAKPTLEFQDQCPTAPSKDHGLIKKPEVKEKEDQEVQDHEEKEDKCNISVLSSLRLKIPPPGEFRDVEDDDDGFKTPTSLDNKIPVVLQCPPAPRKLKPRAVQTKRRGAARRRILLDLSNEIESLFPPALLVDLSGKIKKITERR; encoded by the coding sequence ATGTACTCTGAGATCAACTCACTTACGTTCATGGGTGTGTCCGATTCTCAGATGCTTTTCTCTGATAAAGATCTGAATGCTATGAAATTGAATTTCCTAGCAAAACCCACGTTGGAATTCCAAGATCAGTGCCCAACTGCACCTTCAAAAGATCATGGGCTTATCAAAAAACCtgaagtgaaagaaaaagaagatcaagaagtACAAGatcatgaagaaaaagaagataaatgcaACATTTCAGTACTATCATCTTTGCGGCTCAAAATTCCACCTCCAGGAGAATTCAGGGACGtcgaagatgatgatgatgggttCAAGACTCCAACTTCTTTGGATAATAAAATCCCAGTGGTTCTTCAATGCCCTCCTGCACCAAGAAAACTCAAACCGAGAGCAGTACAGACAAAACGAAGAGGCGCCGCTCGACGAAGAATTCTGCTTGATCTGTCAAATGAGATTGAATCTTTGTTCCCTCCAGCTCTTCTAGTAGATCTTAGCGGTAAGATTAAGAAAATTACAGAAAGGAGATGA